In a single window of the Halobaculum lipolyticum genome:
- a CDS encoding sensor histidine kinase has product MAGEPSPDAVDGDLLAIRRASRRMARADDTERVAEEFVATCASTLGVELAAVRGYDPRCDALGVTAATDAAEPYLDGWSDHRRGDDGSPAWRAYVTGETVAVAEPATGSDAEPVEHALYIPLGPHGVATVATLDEGGFDDRTTSLLETLASDVTAALDAAADRRGLRGLHDATRTMQAADDPEAIVAAAVDATETVLNVPYSGARLHDPDGDSLPLVAVSDAAAEDVGVGRDDAGERVARDVLDSGEASVSEGNVGGAAGVTLGATAVYPLGDHGTLSVALPEGMPLDGRRRELARVLADNTAAALDRADRAVRLREQASTIAAQDERLEEFANVVSHDLRNPLNVATGRVDLARDRLPAAAGAADGETDAVDAVDGAVAADVAADLETAAEALDRVADIIDNARALAVGEQVDQTEALSVGDTARTAWEAVETGEAALLVEDDRTVDADTSLFAQLFENVFANAVEHAGDAPSVLVTGTDTGFAVEDDGPGVPDDERGAVFRVGYSGADGTGLGLGIVARVAETHGWTVRVEDGDRLGGARFVVEV; this is encoded by the coding sequence ATGGCCGGTGAGCCGTCCCCCGACGCCGTGGACGGCGACCTCCTCGCGATCCGGCGGGCGAGCCGACGGATGGCCCGCGCCGACGACACCGAGCGGGTCGCCGAGGAGTTCGTCGCCACCTGTGCGTCCACCCTCGGCGTCGAGTTGGCGGCCGTCCGCGGGTACGACCCGCGCTGTGACGCCCTCGGCGTGACCGCCGCGACCGACGCCGCCGAGCCGTACCTCGACGGGTGGAGCGACCACCGCCGCGGCGACGACGGCAGTCCCGCGTGGCGCGCGTACGTGACCGGCGAGACGGTGGCGGTGGCGGAGCCGGCGACCGGGAGCGACGCCGAACCCGTCGAACACGCGCTGTACATCCCGCTCGGTCCCCACGGCGTCGCCACGGTCGCGACGCTCGACGAGGGTGGGTTCGACGACCGAACCACCTCCCTGTTGGAGACGCTGGCGTCGGACGTCACGGCGGCGCTGGACGCGGCCGCCGACCGGCGGGGGCTGCGCGGTCTCCACGACGCGACGCGGACGATGCAGGCCGCCGACGACCCCGAAGCGATCGTCGCCGCCGCCGTCGACGCCACCGAGACGGTGTTGAACGTCCCCTACAGCGGCGCCCGGCTCCACGACCCCGACGGCGACTCCCTGCCGCTGGTCGCCGTCTCCGACGCCGCCGCCGAGGACGTGGGCGTCGGCCGCGACGACGCCGGCGAGCGGGTCGCCCGGGACGTGCTCGACAGCGGCGAGGCGTCCGTCAGCGAAGGGAACGTCGGGGGGGCCGCCGGCGTGACGCTCGGCGCGACGGCCGTCTACCCCCTCGGCGACCACGGCACGCTGTCGGTCGCGCTCCCGGAGGGGATGCCGCTGGACGGCCGCCGCCGGGAGCTGGCGCGGGTGCTCGCCGACAACACCGCCGCCGCGCTCGACCGCGCCGACCGCGCCGTCCGGCTGCGCGAGCAGGCGTCGACCATCGCCGCCCAGGACGAGCGACTGGAGGAGTTCGCCAACGTCGTCTCCCACGACCTCCGCAACCCGCTCAACGTCGCGACCGGGCGCGTCGACCTCGCGCGCGACCGGCTGCCCGCGGCCGCCGGAGCCGCCGACGGGGAGACCGACGCCGTCGACGCCGTCGACGGTGCGGTCGCGGCCGACGTGGCCGCCGACCTCGAGACCGCCGCCGAGGCGCTGGACCGGGTCGCCGACATCATCGACAACGCCCGCGCGCTCGCCGTCGGCGAGCAGGTCGACCAGACGGAGGCGCTGTCGGTCGGCGACACCGCCCGGACGGCGTGGGAGGCGGTCGAGACGGGCGAGGCGGCGCTGCTCGTCGAGGACGACCGGACGGTCGACGCCGACACGAGCCTGTTCGCCCAGCTGTTCGAGAACGTGTTCGCCAACGCCGTCGAACACGCCGGCGACGCCCCGAGCGTGCTCGTGACGGGCACCGACACGGGGTTCGCCGTCGAGGACGACGGGCCGGGCGTCCCCGACGACGAGCGCGGGGCGGTGTTCCGGGTGGGCTACTCCGGCGCCGACGGCACCGGGCTGGGACTCGGCATCGTCGCCCGCGTCGCCGAGACCCACGGCTGGACGGTGCGCGTCGAGGACGGCGACCGGCTCGGCGGCGCCCGCTTCGTCGTGGAGGTGTGA
- a CDS encoding adenosylcobalamin-dependent ribonucleoside-diphosphate reductase, giving the protein MSRADLDADDLELPIKRTDGETLRERLTSNAYDNILPARYLRKDADGEPVETQEELFERVGRNVALAEAVYEADEPVTVTPDQLKPDHPRRDELAAEVFGAGVAADDDAETELTVYNVNKFAYETVVPELPDGVREHVEETAAEFQELMERLAFMPNSPTLMNAGDELQQLSACFVDSPADDIDDIHQTAKEAAQVFQSGGGMGYAFWKLRPYGDAVGSTGGIASGPITFMRTFDQMCETIAQGGARRGAQMGVMRVSHPDVIQFIHAKNKDVSLANTLRLNDPDDFTHTSFADALEEARELIDDDGKVPKHLRNAVEGHLSNFNISVGVTDDFMEALEAGEEFTFTNPRTEEPHVATPQTKELYEMFGLGEHVEVGEVLSVPAADVWDHIVQGAHENGEPGVVYLERINKLHSFDVEEHPDHRILATNPCGEQPLEEYEACNLGHINLSTLADLDAPDWRVWSEAHLDEYDSEQAAVEAFLEEAIDWEEFDHRIEMGTRFLENVVTMSDFPVDKIAEKVRNMRKIGLGVMGLAQLYIQLGVRYGSETGNLVAEELMTHINHGSKAASHDLAEERGSFNDWADSKYADPVRYADWFEQYVGEDPEDWADGYPIRNHNTTTIAPTGTTSMVGNTTGGCEPIYNVAYYKNVSDDVQGDEMLVEFDDYFLRTLEANDIDVDAVKEEAQTQMANNEFDGVDGLETVPDAIGELFVVTGDLTAKDHAGVQVACQTGVDSAISKTVNAPNSSTLEDAQEVFEYIYEHGGKGVTYYRDGTRSKQVLTTRADNAEFADESEAAEALVAQITDVFGGIEGFLDNEDVQAALDTEVADLLEAADEKTVHIDYTEKRARPDSLRGVTQLIETGYGKMYITINEDPETGEPFELFANIGHSGGFTNSFTESLAKVISTALRSGVDPREIVDELQGTRSPKIAWDKGEQIQSIPDAIGTAMRRYLDDEVEKGYPEQTSLDQVTEDSGAPTGPEADGGAAVETPAAGAPGPEDAGDVESQTDAVDELIANGESPECPDCGSMTLYYSEGCKTCESCGWSEC; this is encoded by the coding sequence ATGAGCCGCGCGGACCTCGACGCCGACGACCTCGAACTACCGATCAAACGAACCGACGGAGAGACGCTGCGCGAGCGGCTCACCTCCAACGCCTACGACAACATCCTGCCCGCCCGCTACCTCCGCAAGGACGCGGACGGCGAGCCGGTCGAGACGCAGGAGGAGCTGTTCGAGCGCGTCGGCCGCAACGTCGCGCTCGCGGAGGCCGTGTACGAGGCCGACGAGCCGGTCACGGTCACGCCCGACCAGCTGAAGCCCGACCACCCCCGGCGCGACGAACTCGCCGCCGAGGTGTTCGGCGCGGGCGTCGCTGCCGACGACGACGCCGAGACGGAGCTGACCGTCTACAACGTCAACAAGTTCGCCTACGAGACGGTCGTCCCCGAACTCCCCGACGGCGTCCGCGAGCACGTCGAGGAGACGGCCGCCGAGTTCCAGGAGCTGATGGAGCGGCTCGCGTTCATGCCGAACTCGCCGACGCTGATGAACGCCGGCGACGAACTCCAGCAGCTGTCCGCCTGTTTCGTCGACTCGCCCGCCGACGACATCGACGACATCCACCAGACCGCCAAGGAGGCCGCGCAGGTGTTCCAGTCCGGCGGCGGGATGGGGTACGCGTTCTGGAAGCTCCGCCCGTACGGCGACGCGGTCGGCTCGACCGGCGGCATCGCCTCCGGCCCGATCACGTTCATGCGGACGTTCGACCAGATGTGCGAGACCATCGCGCAGGGCGGCGCCCGCCGCGGCGCCCAGATGGGCGTCATGCGCGTCTCGCACCCGGACGTCATCCAGTTCATCCACGCGAAGAACAAGGACGTGAGCCTCGCGAACACGCTCCGCCTCAACGACCCCGACGACTTCACGCACACGTCGTTCGCGGACGCGCTCGAGGAGGCACGCGAACTCATCGACGACGACGGGAAGGTGCCCAAGCACCTCCGCAACGCCGTCGAGGGCCACCTCTCGAACTTCAACATCTCCGTCGGCGTCACCGACGACTTCATGGAGGCGCTGGAGGCCGGCGAGGAGTTCACCTTCACCAACCCGCGGACGGAGGAGCCGCACGTCGCGACGCCCCAGACGAAGGAGCTGTACGAGATGTTCGGGCTCGGCGAGCACGTCGAGGTCGGCGAGGTCCTCTCGGTCCCCGCGGCCGACGTGTGGGACCACATCGTCCAGGGCGCCCACGAGAACGGCGAGCCGGGCGTCGTCTACCTCGAACGCATCAACAAGCTCCACAGCTTCGACGTCGAGGAGCACCCGGACCACCGGATCCTCGCGACGAACCCCTGCGGCGAACAGCCGCTGGAGGAGTACGAGGCGTGTAACCTCGGCCACATCAACCTCTCGACGCTCGCCGACCTCGACGCGCCCGACTGGCGCGTCTGGAGCGAGGCGCACCTCGACGAGTACGACTCCGAGCAGGCCGCCGTCGAGGCGTTCCTCGAGGAGGCGATCGACTGGGAGGAGTTCGACCACCGCATCGAGATGGGGACGCGCTTCTTGGAGAACGTCGTCACCATGTCCGACTTCCCGGTCGACAAGATCGCCGAGAAGGTCCGGAACATGCGGAAGATCGGTCTCGGCGTCATGGGGCTGGCACAGCTGTACATCCAGCTGGGCGTCCGCTACGGCTCGGAGACGGGGAACCTCGTCGCCGAGGAGCTGATGACCCACATCAACCACGGGTCGAAGGCCGCCAGTCACGACCTCGCCGAGGAGCGCGGCTCGTTCAACGACTGGGCCGACTCGAAGTACGCCGACCCCGTCCGCTACGCCGACTGGTTCGAGCAGTACGTCGGCGAGGACCCCGAGGACTGGGCGGACGGCTACCCGATCCGCAACCACAACACGACGACCATCGCGCCGACGGGCACCACCTCGATGGTGGGCAACACCACCGGCGGTTGCGAGCCCATCTACAACGTCGCCTACTACAAGAACGTCTCCGACGACGTGCAGGGCGACGAGATGCTCGTCGAGTTCGACGACTACTTCCTGCGCACGCTGGAGGCGAACGACATCGACGTCGACGCCGTCAAGGAAGAGGCACAAACGCAGATGGCGAACAACGAGTTCGACGGCGTCGACGGGCTGGAGACGGTGCCGGACGCCATCGGCGAACTGTTCGTCGTCACCGGCGACCTCACCGCCAAGGACCACGCGGGCGTGCAGGTCGCCTGCCAGACGGGCGTCGACTCGGCCATCTCGAAGACGGTCAACGCGCCGAACTCCTCGACGCTGGAGGACGCACAGGAAGTGTTCGAGTACATCTACGAACACGGCGGCAAGGGCGTCACCTACTACCGCGACGGCACCCGCTCGAAGCAGGTGCTGACGACGCGCGCCGACAACGCGGAGTTCGCCGACGAGAGCGAGGCCGCGGAGGCGCTCGTCGCGCAGATCACCGACGTGTTCGGCGGCATCGAGGGCTTCCTCGACAACGAGGACGTGCAGGCCGCCCTCGACACGGAGGTCGCCGACCTGCTGGAGGCGGCCGACGAGAAGACGGTCCACATCGACTACACCGAGAAGCGCGCCCGGCCGGACTCGCTGCGCGGGGTCACCCAGCTCATCGAGACCGGCTACGGGAAGATGTACATCACCATCAACGAGGACCCCGAGACGGGCGAGCCGTTCGAGCTGTTCGCCAACATCGGTCACTCCGGCGGCTTCACCAACTCCTTCACGGAGTCGCTGGCGAAGGTCATCTCGACGGCGCTGCGCTCGGGCGTCGACCCGCGCGAGATCGTCGACGAACTGCAGGGCACGCGCTCGCCGAAGATCGCCTGGGACAAGGGCGAGCAGATCCAGTCCATCCCGGACGCCATCGGCACGGCGATGCGCCGCTACCTCGACGACGAGGTCGAGAAGGGCTACCCCGAGCAGACGAGCCTCGACCAGGTGACCGAGGACTCGGGCGCCCCGACCGGTCCCGAGGCCGACGGCGGCGCGGCGGTCGAGACGCCCGCTGCGGGCGCGCCCGGCCCGGAGGACGCCGGCGACGTCGAGTCGCAGACGGACGCGGTCGACGAACTGATCGCCAACGGCGAGTCGCCCGAGTGTCCCGACTGCGGCAGCATGACGCTGTACTACTCGGAGGGCTGCAAGACGTGCGAGTCGTGCGGCTGGTCCGAGTGCTGA
- the ilvD gene encoding dihydroxy-acid dehydratase, which yields MSEHEPPERDREGDASDDGTARGDAADAGAFAGEKDESLRSREVTAGAERAPHRAMFRAMGYDDADLSSPMVGIPNPAADITPCNVHLDDVADAAREGIEGAAGMPIEFGTVTISDAISMGTEGMKASLISREVIADSVELVSFGERMDALVTVAGCDKNLPGMLMASIRTDLPSVFLYGGSIKPGEHAGRDITVQNVFEGVGTYAEGDMSAEELDEMERHACPGAGSCGGMFTANTMASISEALGMAPLGSASPMAESEERYDVARRAGELALECVAEDRRPSDILTKESFENAIAVQVAMGGSTNAVLHLLALAAEAEVDLDITEFDEISRRTPKIANLQPGGTRVMQDLDAVGGVPVVIRRLIEGGYMHGDAMTVTGRTMAEEIDLLEETGHLPADDDVEADFLYTVDEPYSEEGAIKVLTGNLAPDGAVLKVTGDDAFHHEGPARVFEAEEDAMEYVQSGAIESGDVIVIRNEGPRGGPGMREMLGVTAAVVGAGHEDDVALLTDGRFSGATRGPMVGHVAPEAVEGGPIGLVEDGDTVTVDIPERELSVDVSDDELAARADAYEAPAPQYPGGVLAKYARDFGSAANGAVTNPKAKRD from the coding sequence ATGAGCGAACACGAACCGCCCGAGCGCGACCGCGAGGGCGACGCGAGCGACGACGGGACCGCCCGCGGCGACGCCGCCGACGCGGGCGCGTTCGCCGGCGAGAAAGACGAGTCCCTCCGGAGCCGCGAGGTGACCGCCGGCGCCGAGCGCGCCCCCCACCGCGCGATGTTCCGCGCGATGGGGTACGACGACGCCGACCTGTCCTCCCCGATGGTCGGCATCCCGAACCCCGCCGCCGACATCACCCCGTGTAACGTCCACCTCGACGACGTCGCCGACGCCGCTCGCGAGGGGATCGAGGGCGCCGCGGGGATGCCGATCGAGTTCGGTACCGTCACCATCTCCGACGCCATCTCGATGGGGACCGAGGGGATGAAGGCGAGCCTGATCTCGCGGGAGGTGATCGCCGACTCCGTCGAGTTGGTCTCCTTCGGCGAGCGCATGGACGCGCTCGTCACCGTCGCCGGCTGCGACAAGAACCTCCCCGGGATGCTGATGGCGTCCATCCGGACGGATCTGCCCTCGGTGTTCCTGTACGGCGGGTCGATCAAACCGGGCGAGCACGCGGGTCGCGACATCACGGTCCAGAACGTGTTCGAGGGCGTCGGCACGTACGCCGAAGGCGACATGAGCGCCGAGGAACTCGACGAGATGGAGCGGCACGCCTGCCCCGGCGCCGGCTCCTGCGGCGGGATGTTCACCGCGAACACGATGGCGAGCATCTCGGAGGCGCTCGGGATGGCGCCGCTCGGTTCGGCGTCGCCGATGGCCGAGTCCGAGGAGCGCTACGACGTCGCCCGCCGGGCGGGCGAACTCGCGCTGGAGTGTGTCGCCGAGGACCGCCGTCCCTCCGACATCCTGACGAAGGAGTCGTTCGAGAACGCCATCGCGGTGCAGGTGGCGATGGGCGGGTCGACGAACGCCGTCCTCCACCTGCTCGCGCTGGCGGCGGAGGCCGAGGTCGACCTCGACATCACGGAGTTCGACGAGATCTCCCGCCGCACGCCGAAGATCGCGAACCTCCAGCCCGGCGGCACGCGCGTCATGCAGGACCTCGACGCCGTCGGCGGCGTCCCGGTCGTGATCCGCCGGCTCATCGAGGGCGGCTACATGCACGGCGACGCGATGACGGTGACGGGGCGGACGATGGCCGAGGAGATCGACCTCCTCGAGGAGACGGGGCACCTCCCGGCGGACGACGACGTCGAGGCGGACTTCCTGTACACCGTCGACGAGCCGTACAGCGAGGAGGGCGCGATCAAGGTGCTGACGGGCAACCTCGCGCCCGACGGCGCGGTGCTGAAGGTGACCGGCGACGACGCGTTCCACCACGAGGGGCCCGCCCGCGTGTTCGAGGCCGAGGAGGACGCCATGGAGTACGTCCAGTCGGGCGCCATCGAGTCGGGCGACGTCATCGTCATCCGCAACGAGGGACCCCGCGGCGGGCCGGGGATGCGCGAGATGCTCGGCGTCACCGCCGCCGTCGTCGGCGCGGGCCACGAGGACGACGTCGCCCTCCTCACCGACGGCCGGTTCTCGGGCGCGACGCGCGGGCCGATGGTCGGCCACGTCGCCCCCGAGGCCGTCGAGGGCGGGCCGATCGGTCTCGTCGAGGACGGCGACACCGTGACCGTGGACATCCCGGAACGGGAGCTGTCGGTCGACGTGAGCGACGACGAACTGGCCGCGCGCGCCGACGCCTACGAGGCGCCCGCGCCGCAGTACCCCGGCGGCGTGCTCGCGAAGTACGCCCGCGACTTCGGCAGCGCCGCCAACGGCGCGGTCACGAACCCGAAGGCGAAGCGCGACTGA
- a CDS encoding histidine kinase N-terminal 7TM domain-containing protein: MSTATYVGPLLWVAGATSLLVLAAVLWRRRVSLGGPEVVGFVGLATGATLWTWAYALELGATTLPAIAAYHHLVWIGTGIVGASWPVFALAVAGDDRWLTRFRLPLISGPPLGFALLGVSNAAHRLIYRDVSLVSGDVARVTVTPGVGLVAFLVWSFAVNSYVLWRLLRSRRGTTGAARTRRLAVFVAGVLPMLAGVVSIALATGDGPTIDFTPATFSVTTVITGVAITRYRLLDSIAVAQDHVVGRLSDPVVIVDGDGTVRATNGAARRLFGTDDPTGRSVERVFERRPELLEAIRGAPRDGRTEVTVTVERTADRGATTTAEGRAGAVADGVGGTDAPRTFTAAVEPIAGTGAVVLVFRDITERRAAEERAEVFNRMLRHDLRNDIAVIDGYLGLLRQELGDDAEGVADVMDVLTTRTDGMLAVTEQAALADSVVDAAPDVRRFDVASVVRRRCEQVAAEHPRVRLETTLPDDEVPITAASAFPSVVDNLIENAIEHAAADRPHLVVSVDVAPDGSTVDLRIADDGPGLSPAERAVLVGEDRTLDRVTGLGLWLINRITQLSGGTIAADVPDGGGTVVTLSFPVAGASPPAATASPS, encoded by the coding sequence ATGTCCACCGCCACGTACGTCGGTCCGCTCCTGTGGGTAGCCGGTGCCACGTCCCTCCTCGTGTTGGCGGCGGTGCTGTGGCGTCGGCGGGTGAGCCTCGGCGGTCCCGAGGTGGTCGGCTTCGTCGGGCTGGCGACGGGGGCGACGCTGTGGACGTGGGCGTACGCCCTCGAACTCGGCGCGACGACGCTCCCGGCGATCGCCGCCTACCACCACCTCGTGTGGATCGGCACCGGCATCGTCGGCGCGTCGTGGCCCGTCTTCGCGCTCGCGGTCGCGGGCGACGACCGCTGGCTCACCCGGTTCCGGCTCCCGCTGATCTCCGGTCCGCCGCTCGGGTTCGCCCTGCTCGGGGTCTCGAACGCCGCCCACCGACTGATCTACCGCGACGTGTCGCTCGTGTCCGGGGACGTCGCGCGGGTGACGGTGACACCCGGGGTCGGCCTGGTCGCGTTCCTGGTGTGGTCGTTCGCGGTGAACAGTTACGTGCTGTGGCGACTCTTGCGGAGTCGTCGCGGGACGACGGGTGCGGCCCGGACGCGCCGCCTGGCCGTCTTCGTGGCCGGAGTGTTGCCGATGCTCGCCGGCGTCGTCAGCATCGCCCTGGCGACGGGCGACGGCCCGACGATCGACTTCACGCCCGCGACGTTCTCGGTGACGACGGTGATCACGGGCGTCGCGATCACCCGATATCGGCTCCTGGACTCGATTGCCGTCGCGCAAGACCACGTCGTCGGTCGCCTCTCGGACCCCGTCGTGATCGTCGACGGCGACGGGACGGTCCGGGCCACCAACGGGGCGGCGAGGCGGCTGTTCGGGACCGACGACCCGACGGGTCGCTCGGTCGAGCGCGTGTTCGAGCGCCGCCCGGAACTCCTCGAAGCGATCCGCGGGGCGCCGCGCGACGGCCGAACGGAGGTCACCGTCACGGTCGAGCGGACCGCCGATCGGGGGGCGACGACGACCGCGGAGGGCCGGGCGGGCGCCGTCGCCGACGGGGTCGGCGGGACCGACGCTCCGAGGACGTTCACCGCCGCCGTCGAACCGATCGCCGGCACCGGCGCGGTCGTCCTCGTGTTCAGAGACATCACCGAGCGCCGGGCGGCCGAGGAGCGCGCGGAGGTGTTCAACAGGATGCTCCGCCACGACCTCCGCAACGACATCGCGGTGATCGACGGCTACCTCGGACTGCTCCGGCAGGAACTGGGCGACGACGCCGAGGGCGTCGCCGACGTCATGGACGTGCTGACGACACGGACCGACGGGATGCTGGCGGTCACCGAACAGGCCGCGCTCGCGGACTCCGTCGTCGACGCCGCCCCCGACGTCCGGCGGTTCGACGTGGCGTCGGTGGTGCGGCGTCGCTGCGAGCAGGTGGCCGCCGAACACCCGCGGGTCCGGCTCGAGACGACGCTCCCCGACGACGAGGTCCCGATCACCGCCGCCTCGGCGTTCCCGTCGGTGGTCGACAACCTGATCGAGAACGCGATCGAACACGCCGCCGCCGACCGCCCGCACCTCGTCGTCTCCGTCGACGTCGCCCCGGACGGCTCGACGGTCGACCTCCGGATCGCGGACGACGGGCCGGGGCTGTCGCCGGCCGAGCGGGCCGTGCTCGTCGGCGAGGACCGCACGCTCGACCGCGTCACCGGACTCGGCCTGTGGCTGATCAACCGGATCACCCAGCTCTCCGGGGGAACGATCGCCGCAGACGTCCCAGACGGCGGAGGGACGGTCGTCACGCTGTCGTTCCCCGTCGCCGGGGCGTCGCCGCCAGCGGCGACGGCGTCACCCTCCTGA
- a CDS encoding alpha/beta fold hydrolase, which produces MPTVETNGVETYYERRGDGPPVVFVHGAAVDRTQWAPQIEALADEYTVVAYDVRGHGRTGGSDRGSYSIDLFAADLSALVEALDLDRPVVCGLSMGGCIAMTYAARHPDRLSGLVLADTFGPVPLTVGERLYRAALPLTIPPARLVGYERVERMMVWLQERVSGDGAAGDYDRIAAIRRRGPPMATDEFAKAIRAVSSFAGTRVDFGAIQVPTLLLYGEQEVGFVRRQMHELAALVPHAHLLVVPHAGHASNLDNEAFVDGAIRGHLRRVWPEHDPAHGTDRAASASPASSPSPSGDA; this is translated from the coding sequence ATGCCCACCGTGGAGACCAACGGCGTGGAGACGTACTACGAGCGCCGCGGCGACGGCCCGCCGGTCGTGTTCGTCCACGGCGCGGCCGTCGACCGGACCCAGTGGGCGCCCCAGATCGAGGCGCTCGCCGACGAGTACACCGTCGTCGCCTACGACGTCCGCGGTCACGGGCGGACGGGCGGCTCCGACCGCGGATCGTACTCGATCGACCTGTTCGCGGCTGACCTCTCGGCGCTGGTCGAGGCGCTCGACCTCGACCGGCCGGTCGTCTGCGGGCTGTCGATGGGCGGCTGTATCGCGATGACGTACGCCGCGCGCCACCCCGACCGGCTGTCGGGGCTGGTGTTGGCGGACACGTTCGGTCCGGTGCCGCTCACGGTCGGCGAGCGACTGTACCGCGCGGCGTTGCCGCTCACGATCCCGCCGGCGCGACTGGTCGGCTACGAGCGCGTCGAGCGGATGATGGTGTGGCTCCAAGAGCGCGTGTCGGGCGACGGCGCCGCCGGCGACTACGACCGGATCGCCGCGATCCGGCGGCGCGGACCGCCGATGGCGACCGACGAGTTCGCGAAGGCGATCCGCGCGGTGTCGTCGTTCGCCGGGACGCGCGTCGACTTCGGGGCGATCCAAGTCCCGACGCTGCTGTTGTACGGCGAACAGGAGGTCGGGTTCGTCCGCCGACAGATGCACGAACTCGCGGCGCTGGTTCCCCACGCGCACCTGCTCGTGGTTCCGCACGCCGGACACGCGTCGAACTTGGACAACGAGGCGTTCGTCGACGGCGCGATCCGGGGCCACCTCCGGCGGGTGTGGCCCGAGCACGACCCCGCCCACGGGACCGACCGGGCGGCGTCGGCGTCGCCCGCGTCGTCCCCGTCGCCGTCTGGCGACGCGTGA
- a CDS encoding lycopene cyclase domain-containing protein translates to MALVRHGSGPSAVARAYASQVHPVFMLPPVATALFGAALAGGGTRAFDPAVALAYAGAAFFAVYTAHVKDGYVDFHRRDEDDDHPMTERGCRLGLAGATAGFVACLAGLAALTTPSATPVAVALAAPMWAVGYLHAPQFDTNPVTTTLGYPVGIALCLLGGYAAQTGTLALAPLALAAVLVLTLAGVKVIDDTQDYAYDRSIDKRTVAVVVGPARARSLAVAALAAGLFAVVPLAVTGVLPPSAPVASLAFGAVAAVAVGKDATTATMLLVRGAYLFLAGLLVATFFRPLAAGGVVLPDVTALGPFTYLATEVLFGGAAAALLARAGRDAAWRAAGTVAAVYPVAYVWDWYTLEVGVFSIPMRTGIELLGIPLEEHVFMIVVPALVLGVHENLHPRADGIEE, encoded by the coding sequence GTGGCACTCGTCCGACACGGCAGCGGGCCGAGCGCGGTCGCGCGAGCGTACGCCTCGCAGGTGCATCCGGTGTTCATGCTGCCGCCGGTGGCGACGGCGCTGTTCGGCGCGGCGCTGGCGGGCGGCGGCACGCGGGCGTTCGACCCCGCGGTCGCGCTGGCGTACGCCGGCGCCGCCTTCTTCGCCGTCTACACCGCCCACGTGAAGGACGGCTACGTCGACTTCCACCGTCGCGACGAGGACGACGACCACCCGATGACCGAGCGCGGCTGTCGGCTGGGGCTCGCCGGTGCGACCGCCGGCTTCGTCGCCTGCCTCGCGGGGCTGGCGGCGCTCACGACGCCCTCGGCCACACCCGTCGCTGTCGCGCTCGCGGCACCGATGTGGGCCGTCGGCTACCTCCACGCGCCGCAGTTCGATACCAACCCCGTGACGACGACGCTCGGCTACCCGGTCGGCATCGCGCTGTGTCTCCTCGGCGGCTACGCCGCACAGACGGGCACCCTCGCGCTCGCCCCGCTCGCGCTCGCAGCGGTGCTTGTCCTCACCCTCGCGGGGGTGAAGGTGATCGACGACACGCAGGACTACGCGTACGACCGCTCCATCGACAAACGGACCGTCGCCGTCGTCGTCGGTCCCGCTCGCGCCCGCTCGCTCGCGGTCGCCGCCCTCGCCGCCGGCCTGTTCGCCGTCGTCCCGCTCGCGGTCACGGGCGTGCTCCCGCCGAGCGCGCCGGTCGCGAGCCTCGCGTTCGGCGCCGTCGCGGCCGTCGCCGTCGGCAAGGACGCCACGACGGCGACGATGCTGCTCGTGCGCGGCGCGTACCTGTTTCTGGCGGGGCTGCTCGTCGCGACGTTCTTCCGCCCCCTCGCCGCCGGCGGTGTCGTCCTCCCCGACGTCACCGCCCTCGGCCCCTTCACCTACCTCGCGACGGAGGTCCTGTTCGGCGGCGCGGCCGCCGCCCTGCTCGCGCGTGCCGGGCGGGACGCGGCGTGGCGCGCCGCCGGAACCGTCGCCGCCGTCTACCCCGTCGCCTACGTCTGGGACTGGTACACGCTTGAGGTGGGCGTGTTCTCGATCCCGATGCGCACCGGGATCGAACTGCTCGGCATCCCGCTGGAGGAGCACGTCTTCATGATCGTGGTGCCGGCGCTGGTGCTCGGCGTCCACGAGAACCTGCATCCGCGCGCGGACGGGATCGAGGAGTGA